GGCACGACCGGACGATCGCCGCGTTCTTCGATCGATCCATGGCGGACTGACGGCGCCTTCTCGAAAGACCGTCCTGGACAGGCTGCCGCCGTTGCGTTTTCCTTGAAGCCCGGTGGTATTTCACACACATCACAGTTCAGGGCTGTGCATAGCGCCGGCCGCAGGCGGCCGGCGATGCGGCCGCAGCAAAGGAAGGGGAGAAGGATGACACTGAGGATTGGCGACACGGCGCCGGACTTCGAAGCCGAGACCACGGACGGCCGGATCAAGTTCCACGATTGGGGCGGGGATTCCTGGGTGATCCTGTTCTCGCATCCCAAGGACTTCACGCCGGTCTGCACCACCGAGCTCGGCTACATGGCCCGGCTCAAGCCGGAGTTTGACCGGCGCAACACCAAGATCATCGGCCTAAGCGTCGATCCCGTCGGGGACCACGAGCGCTGGGCCCAGGACATCGAGGAGGTGACCGGCGGCAAGGTGAACTACCCGATGATCGGCGACAGCGACCTCAAGGTCGCCAAGCTCTACAACATGCTCCCGGCCGACGCCGGCGACAGCTCGGAGGGCCGCACGCCGGTCGACAACGCCACGGTGCGCAACGTCTTCGTGGTCGGCCCGGACAAGAAGATCAAGCTGATCATCGCCTACCCGATGAGCACCGGGCGGAACTTCGACGAGATCCTCCGGGTCCTAGACTCGATCCAGCTGACCGCCAAGCACCAGGTCGCGACCCCGGTCAACTGGCAGAAGG
The sequence above is a segment of the Kiloniellales bacterium genome. Coding sequences within it:
- a CDS encoding peroxiredoxin; protein product: MTLRIGDTAPDFEAETTDGRIKFHDWGGDSWVILFSHPKDFTPVCTTELGYMARLKPEFDRRNTKIIGLSVDPVGDHERWAQDIEEVTGGKVNYPMIGDSDLKVAKLYNMLPADAGDSSEGRTPVDNATVRNVFVVGPDKKIKLIIAYPMSTGRNFDEILRVLDSIQLTAKHQVATPVNWQKGEEVIIVPAVSDEAAKEKFPDGWKAPKPYLRIVPQPKD